The DNA region CCGAGATCGATGCCACTCGGGTGGGGCTTCTGGGCCACAGCGAAGGTGCGATGACCGGACCTCGACTCGCCGTGGAAGAGCCTCGGGTCTCGTTTCTGGTACTGCTCGCTCCGCCGTCCGTTCCCGGTGCCGAGATCTGGGTGCGGCAACAGGGCGACATGCTACGCCGCGAGGGCGAAATGCCGGAGCAGCAAATCGCAGCGATCGAATCGGCGCTGACAGACATGGTCGTTCATATCGGGCAAGAGGGAAACACGGACGACGGGTTCTATCGCTACGGTCGCGCCGCCTGCCTTGCATGGGGCGATCCGCCTAGGGAGGTGACGCCGGAGTTTGTCAGCGAAGCGTTCGGCGACCTGAGACAGCCGTGGTACCGACAGTTCTTCAGCTCGGATCCCCAGGAGGCGTTGCGCGAACTTGACCGGCCCGTGCTCGCGCTCTTCGGTGGTGCCGATCAACAGGTGATCGTCGATCAGAACGTGGCGGCGCTCGAGGCCGGCCTGCGAGCGGCGGGCAATGAATCCTTCACAGTCACCGTTCTACCCGACGAAGACCATTTCTTCCTCGGCGCGCCGGGCCTGGCACCCAACGAACATGTGCACGGCCAGATGCTCGTTTCCCAATCCATGCTGCAAGCGGTCGCAAGCTGGATCGAACTCCGGACAGATGGATGAAGTCCGAACTCTTCTCTCCGGCTTGAACCGGCACGGACCGTTGACGATCGGTGTACAGCAGGGATCGTCGGGTTCGCTTGGTGCCGGAGACAGGACTCGATGCCGAAGGCACGCGGAGCAACCTGTACTCCCTTGCGGGAAGAGGATTTTAGGACGAAACGAAAGGGGCGGCGGATCAACGTTTATTTGATTCGTTGCCCTCTCCC from Acidobacteriota bacterium includes:
- a CDS encoding alpha/beta fold hydrolase yields the protein MEDPRSTHSRFLLTLLLRIVIVLALLPSQLACRTETVTVPAADEEVAIATESPDVTLAGTLSLPAGNEPHPAVLLLTGSGGHTRDQVISGTPMFKVIGDYLVDRGLAVLRVDDRGTGDSSGPSVRESTMDDRAADARAAFRYLLERPEIDATRVGLLGHSEGAMTGPRLAVEEPRVSFLVLLAPPSVPGAEIWVRQQGDMLRREGEMPEQQIAAIESALTDMVVHIGQEGNTDDGFYRYGRAACLAWGDPPREVTPEFVSEAFGDLRQPWYRQFFSSDPQEALRELDRPVLALFGGADQQVIVDQNVAALEAGLRAAGNESFTVTVLPDEDHFFLGAPGLAPNEHVHGQMLVSQSMLQAVASWIELRTDG